The following proteins are co-located in the Flectobacillus major DSM 103 genome:
- the rpsF gene encoding 30S ribosomal protein S6 — translation MELRNYETVFILTPVLSEQQTKDAVEKFKKVLTDNGAEIVNEEAWGIRKLAYPIQNKNTGYYQIFEFKAAPSLVAKLELEYKRDEKIIRFLTIGLDKHAVTYNERKRKGLVGKKQEAKAE, via the coding sequence ATGGAATTACGTAATTATGAAACGGTGTTCATCTTAACTCCCGTTTTGTCAGAACAGCAGACAAAGGACGCCGTTGAAAAATTCAAAAAAGTTTTGACCGATAACGGTGCTGAAATCGTTAACGAGGAAGCATGGGGAATTCGTAAGCTGGCGTACCCTATTCAAAACAAAAACACTGGTTATTACCAAATTTTTGAATTTAAAGCAGCTCCATCGTTGGTTGCTAAATTGGAACTCGAGTACAAGCGTGATGAGAAAATTATTCGTTTCTTGACAATTGGACTTGACAAACACGCTGTTACTTATAACGAGCGTAAGAGAAAAGGTTTAGTAGGTAAAAAACAAGAAGCAAAAGCAGAGTAA
- a CDS encoding YggS family pyridoxal phosphate-dependent enzyme, with the protein MNIAQNIENIKAQLANTSAQLIAVTKTKPISDLEEAYQAGCKVFGENKVQEMVSKWEVLPKDISWHLIGHLQTNKVKYMASFVSLIHSVDSFKLLQEIDKQAQKHNRVIDCLLQIYIAQEDTKFGLSEEEAIAILTSSELAQLHNIRVVGLMGMASNTDNLEQIRLEFRGLKQLFNRFSQEYILPNTAWKEVSMGMSGDFQIAAEEGSTLVRVGSAIFGHR; encoded by the coding sequence ATGAATATCGCTCAAAATATAGAGAATATCAAAGCTCAATTGGCAAATACTTCGGCTCAGTTGATTGCTGTTACCAAAACCAAACCTATCAGCGATTTGGAAGAGGCTTATCAAGCAGGCTGTAAGGTTTTTGGAGAAAATAAGGTGCAAGAAATGGTATCAAAATGGGAGGTTTTGCCCAAAGATATTAGTTGGCACTTGATTGGGCACCTCCAAACCAACAAGGTCAAATACATGGCTTCATTTGTAAGTTTGATTCATTCGGTAGATTCTTTTAAACTCCTTCAAGAAATTGATAAACAGGCCCAAAAACATAATCGTGTGATTGATTGCTTGCTCCAAATTTATATTGCTCAAGAAGATACTAAATTTGGGCTTTCAGAAGAAGAAGCCATTGCAATACTCACTTCTAGCGAATTGGCTCAGCTTCACAATATCCGTGTTGTTGGCCTTATGGGTATGGCTAGCAATACTGACAACCTCGAACAAATTCGGTTAGAATTTAGGGGCTTAAAACAGCTATTCAACCGTTTTTCACAAGAATATATACTTCCTAATACTGCTTGGAAAGAAGTTTCGATGGGTATGTCTGGCGATTTTCAGATTGCTGCCGAAGAAGGTTCAACCTTGGTGCGAGTTGGCTCTGCTATTTTTGGCCATAGGTAA
- a CDS encoding peptidylprolyl isomerase, which yields MKCVSLFTLICLLGLSTHLVAQSKRKDYLVTFSTPWGDMHAILHNQTPLHKKNFLKLVDKKFYDGLLFHRIINTFMIQGGDPESKNAEAGKLLGEGDVGYRVPAEITPELFHKKGVLAAARDNNPEKASSGCQFYIVQGKVWDEKTLAEQMKRSPLRVYTPEQQNVYKTLGGTPHLDGNYTVFGQVLDNLWVIDSVASQPRDKNNRPLKDIPMKVFCKKIKKKKITKLYGYTWE from the coding sequence ATGAAATGTGTTAGTCTATTTACCCTAATTTGTTTATTAGGGCTTAGTACCCATCTGGTGGCTCAGTCCAAACGCAAAGATTATTTGGTTACATTTAGTACGCCTTGGGGCGACATGCACGCTATTTTGCACAATCAAACCCCTTTGCACAAAAAAAACTTTCTAAAACTGGTAGATAAGAAATTCTATGACGGTCTACTTTTTCATAGAATAATCAACACCTTTATGATTCAGGGAGGCGACCCCGAATCGAAGAACGCAGAAGCTGGAAAACTGCTGGGAGAAGGCGATGTAGGCTACCGTGTTCCTGCCGAAATTACCCCTGAATTGTTTCATAAAAAAGGAGTATTGGCTGCCGCCAGAGATAATAACCCAGAAAAAGCTTCGTCGGGTTGCCAGTTTTATATAGTACAAGGCAAGGTTTGGGATGAAAAAACCTTGGCCGAACAAATGAAGCGAAGCCCCCTGCGAGTGTACACGCCAGAGCAACAAAACGTTTATAAAACACTAGGAGGGACACCTCATTTGGATGGAAACTATACTGTTTTTGGACAAGTTTTGGATAATCTTTGGGTAATAGACTCAGTAGCAAGCCAGCCACGAGACAAGAATAATCGTCCGCTCAAAGATATTCCGATGAAGGTTTTTTGTAAAAAAATAAAGAAGAAAAAGATTACAAAACTATACGGGTATACTTGGGAATAA
- the hemC gene encoding hydroxymethylbilane synthase: protein MQTIKLGTRGSKLALWQAYFVKETLEAGGLPVEIVIIETKGDKILDRSLSKIGSKGVFTEELEEKLLSGEIHIAQHSAKDLQSDLGENFEIIAFTEREKVNDVLISFDKSLSLESGKPFVVGTSSTRRVAMLKHFYPHIQTVDMRGNLQTRMGKLESGVCDALLLAYAGVHRMGYQEHIAELITTQTFTPAVGQGSVAIECAVNLDASLKAQIRTLLNHAHTEKQLLAERAFLKRLQGGCSIPVFGLAQYNTDTNEVTLTGGIISLDGKEIIKEVLTSTHPDALGEALAEKILQRGGDRILQEIKANL, encoded by the coding sequence ATGCAAACAATTAAACTTGGAACGAGAGGGTCGAAATTAGCTTTATGGCAGGCTTATTTTGTCAAAGAAACATTAGAAGCAGGTGGGTTACCTGTCGAGATTGTGATTATTGAAACAAAAGGCGACAAAATTCTGGACCGCTCGTTGTCTAAAATAGGTTCAAAAGGCGTTTTTACAGAAGAACTAGAAGAAAAACTCCTGTCGGGCGAAATTCATATTGCACAGCATTCGGCCAAAGATTTGCAGTCTGATTTGGGTGAAAACTTTGAAATTATTGCTTTTACCGAACGTGAGAAGGTCAATGATGTATTAATTAGTTTTGATAAAAGTCTTTCGCTCGAAAGTGGTAAACCTTTTGTAGTGGGTACATCTTCAACTCGCCGTGTGGCTATGTTGAAGCATTTTTACCCGCATATTCAAACTGTAGATATGCGTGGTAACTTGCAAACACGCATGGGTAAGCTCGAAAGTGGCGTGTGTGATGCTTTGTTGCTAGCCTATGCGGGCGTACATCGGATGGGTTATCAAGAACACATTGCCGAATTAATTACTACTCAAACATTTACGCCAGCAGTAGGGCAAGGGTCGGTAGCCATAGAATGTGCAGTGAATCTGGATGCTTCGCTCAAAGCCCAAATCAGAACTTTGCTGAATCATGCTCATACCGAAAAACAATTGTTGGCCGAAAGAGCCTTCTTGAAGCGTTTACAAGGCGGCTGTAGTATTCCTGTATTTGGTTTGGCCCAATACAATACCGACACCAACGAAGTTACTTTGACTGGTGGGATTATTAGCCTAGACGGCAAAGAAATCATCAAAGAAGTACTTACTAGCACCCACCCCGACGCACTAGGCGAAGCCTTGGCCGAAAAGATTTTGCAGCGTGGTGGCGACCGTATTTTACAAGAAATAAAAGCTAATTTATAA
- a CDS encoding DNA polymerase III subunit, whose product MLFQEIPGLEAIKQTLIHSVQSNHVAHAQLFHGTVGSANLALAWAYATYINCEDKQPSDACGKCASCAKMKKLVHPDFYHIFPTATTKKIKEADSEAYMPLWRNFLAESPYGQLPDWLEHIGVEGNKQGNISAEEARKIIQKISLKAFEAEYKILLIWQPEMLNQSSANALLKILEEPPAKTLFLLVCNDANKLLTTILSRTQKVSVPLFSDEDVVRYLVEKKQVEQTRARQIAYLSEGNMSKALSLAFKELEGKHLWFANWMRMSYKMDIAALIKLAEEFDAFPKEDQKGMMEYALNIFRDLLLWKNGAESLVRLEGDELIFVQNFSKAVKLQAIEYIVQELTQTHYYLERNARAKILHLDLSLQIAQLFKRF is encoded by the coding sequence ATGCTTTTTCAAGAAATACCTGGTTTAGAAGCCATCAAACAAACCCTTATTCATTCGGTACAGTCTAATCATGTGGCTCATGCTCAGCTATTTCATGGTACGGTGGGTTCTGCTAATTTGGCTTTGGCTTGGGCGTATGCAACTTATATCAATTGCGAAGATAAACAACCTAGTGATGCTTGTGGAAAATGTGCGTCGTGTGCTAAAATGAAAAAATTGGTTCATCCTGATTTCTACCACATTTTCCCGACAGCTACTACCAAGAAAATAAAAGAAGCCGATTCAGAGGCATATATGCCTCTTTGGCGTAACTTTTTGGCCGAAAGTCCTTATGGACAATTACCCGACTGGCTCGAACACATTGGGGTAGAAGGTAATAAGCAAGGTAATATTTCGGCAGAAGAAGCACGAAAGATTATCCAGAAAATATCTTTGAAGGCTTTTGAGGCTGAATACAAAATTTTATTGATTTGGCAACCCGAAATGCTAAACCAAAGCTCGGCCAATGCTCTTTTAAAAATACTTGAAGAACCACCAGCCAAAACGCTCTTTTTGTTGGTGTGTAACGATGCCAACAAATTGCTTACAACCATTCTTTCTCGGACTCAGAAGGTAAGCGTTCCTCTTTTTTCGGATGAAGACGTTGTGCGGTATTTAGTAGAAAAAAAGCAAGTTGAACAAACTAGAGCTCGTCAAATTGCGTATCTCTCGGAGGGCAACATGAGCAAAGCCTTATCTTTGGCTTTCAAGGAATTGGAGGGAAAACACCTTTGGTTTGCCAACTGGATGCGAATGTCGTACAAAATGGATATTGCAGCACTTATCAAGCTGGCCGAAGAGTTTGATGCTTTTCCGAAGGAAGACCAAAAAGGCATGATGGAATACGCCTTGAATATTTTTAGGGATTTGTTACTTTGGAAAAATGGAGCAGAAAGTTTGGTACGTTTAGAGGGCGACGAGCTTATATTTGTTCAAAATTTTTCAAAAGCAGTTAAGCTTCAAGCTATAGAATATATTGTTCAGGAGCTAACCCAAACACATTATTATTTGGAAAGAAATGCTCGTGCCAAAATTTTGCATTTAGATTTATCTTTGCAAATAGCACAGCTTTTCAAAAGATTTTAA
- a CDS encoding GlmU family protein, producing MNYVLFDDPTFRAQLLPLTFIRPVCEIRVGIDTITEKWEHYLATKVSFATQPYLQAKYPLVDSQDNLFINGSLCPDWALVEVLAQLPPNTALVQDTTLLGYRGQELPTDIAHLNTLYYHNSVRLIKHITDVFLMNGDQIKADFERLTKGRTSCSITDRFTAIYNESQVFVEEGVNIKAATLNAEKGPIYIGKDVVIMEGAKIQGPFAILEGSVINLDGKMRPNTTIGPGCKVGGEVSNSVIFGNSNKGHEGFMGNSVIAEWCNWGADTNNSNLKNDYSNVDLWSYVTNRFENAGLQFVGLIMGDHSKCGINTMFNTGTVVGINCNIFGADFQPKHIPSFSWGGSSGFKTYHLRKANQVARAVMERRGRDFDEIEENILKAVFEQTQLPKNVLSNE from the coding sequence ATGAATTACGTCTTATTCGATGACCCAACTTTTAGGGCTCAACTACTTCCCTTAACTTTTATTCGCCCTGTTTGTGAAATCCGTGTGGGTATCGATACCATCACAGAAAAATGGGAGCACTACTTAGCTACTAAGGTTTCGTTTGCTACACAACCCTATCTGCAAGCCAAATATCCACTTGTCGATAGTCAAGATAATCTATTTATTAATGGTTCTTTGTGTCCTGATTGGGCCCTTGTTGAGGTTTTGGCACAATTGCCTCCCAATACCGCTTTGGTACAAGATACTACTTTATTGGGCTATCGTGGACAAGAACTACCCACCGATATTGCCCATCTGAATACCCTTTACTACCACAATTCGGTACGTTTGATTAAGCATATTACCGATGTTTTTTTGATGAATGGCGACCAAATTAAGGCTGACTTTGAGCGTCTTACCAAGGGGCGTACTTCTTGTTCTATTACCGACCGTTTTACGGCTATTTATAACGAGTCTCAAGTCTTTGTAGAGGAAGGAGTAAACATCAAGGCCGCAACGCTAAATGCTGAAAAAGGCCCCATTTATATTGGCAAAGATGTGGTAATTATGGAAGGAGCTAAAATCCAAGGGCCATTTGCTATTTTGGAAGGCTCTGTTATCAATTTGGATGGAAAAATGCGGCCCAATACAACCATTGGTCCTGGCTGTAAGGTAGGAGGCGAAGTAAGCAACTCGGTGATTTTTGGTAATTCCAATAAAGGGCATGAGGGCTTTATGGGTAACTCGGTGATTGCCGAATGGTGTAATTGGGGAGCCGATACCAATAACTCAAACCTGAAAAATGATTATTCTAATGTAGACCTGTGGAGCTATGTTACTAATCGTTTTGAAAACGCTGGATTACAGTTTGTTGGACTCATTATGGGCGATCACTCTAAGTGTGGTATCAATACAATGTTCAATACTGGAACGGTGGTTGGCATAAATTGTAATATATTTGGGGCAGATTTTCAGCCCAAGCATATTCCTTCGTTTTCGTGGGGAGGAAGTAGTGGTTTCAAAACGTACCATCTTCGTAAGGCCAATCAAGTAGCTAGAGCAGTGATGGAAAGGCGTGGACGAGATTTTGACGAAATCGAGGAGAATATCCTAAAGGCTGTTTTTGAACAAACCCAGCTCCCTAAAAATGTTCTGAGCAACGAATAA
- a CDS encoding type B 50S ribosomal protein L31 produces the protein MKKDIHPNYRPVVFHDLSADHKFLTQSCVNTTETTEFEGETYPVFKIEVSSVSHPFYTGKNVLLDTAGRVDKFYKRFGQKK, from the coding sequence ATGAAAAAAGACATTCATCCTAATTACAGACCAGTGGTATTCCACGATTTGTCTGCTGACCACAAATTTTTGACTCAGTCTTGTGTAAACACTACTGAAACAACTGAATTTGAAGGCGAAACTTACCCAGTGTTCAAAATCGAGGTTTCATCGGTATCTCACCCTTTCTATACTGGTAAAAACGTATTGCTTGACACTGCTGGACGTGTTGATAAATTCTACAAACGTTTCGGTCAGAAGAAATAA